A single genomic interval of Gouania willdenowi chromosome 10, fGouWil2.1, whole genome shotgun sequence harbors:
- the LOC114470989 gene encoding POU domain, class 3, transcription factor 4-like, with protein MATAASSPYTLLTSSPMIHPDSQAMQPASPYRGHQKLLQTDYLQSVQSNGHPLGHQWATSLSEGTWSSSMEQQDVKPGREDLQLGIIHHRSPHVAHHSPHHNNHGNHPGAWGTPVSHNSSITSGQQLNIYSQTGFTVNGMLEHGGLTPPANPQGQGMHPGLRDTLSPEHSDLGGHHCHDHSDEETPTSDELEHFAKQFKQKRIKLGFTQADVGLALGTLYGNVFSQTTICRFEALQLSFKNMCKLKPLLNKWLEEADSSTGSSSSIDKIAAQGRKRKKRTSIEVSVKGILETHFLKCPKPSAPEITSLADSLQLEKEVVRVWFCNRRQKEKRMTPPGEPSPHDGPYAHGGAPGDASSCHDL; from the coding sequence ATGGCAACAGCTGCGTCCAGCCCCTACACCCTGCTCACATCCAGCCCCATGATCCACCCGGATAGCCAGGCCATGCAGCCTGCGAGCCCCTACAGAGGGCATCAGAAACTCCTCCAGACTGACTACCTACAGAGCGTCCAGAGCAACGGACACCCCCTCGGGCACCAGTGGGCGACCAGCCTGTCGGAGGGCACCTGGTCGTCCTCCATGGAGCAGCAGGACGTGAAACCAGGCCGCGAGGACCTGCAGCTCGGCATCATCCATCACCGCTCCCCGCACGTTGCACATCACTCCCCTCATCACAacaaccatggcaaccacccgggcGCGTGGGGGACTCCGGTGTCCCACAACTCTTCCATCACCAGCGGGCAGCAGCTCAACATTTACTCCCAGACGGGCTTCACTGTCAACGGCATGCTGGAGCACGGGGGCCTCACTCCTCCAGCCAACCCTCAGGGCCAAGGCATGCACCCGGGCCTCAGGGACACTCTCAGCCCCGAGCACAGCGACCTTGGCGGGCATCACTGCCACGACCACTCCGACGAAGAGACGCCAACTTCAGACGAGCTGGAACACTTTGCCAAGCAATTCAAACAGAAGCGGATCAAGCTGGGCTTCACGCAGGCGGACGTGGGCCTGGCCCTGGGCACGCTCTACGGTAACGTCTTTTCCCAAACCACCATCTGCAGGTTCGAGGCTCTGCAGCTgagctttaaaaacatgtgcaaactCAAGCCGCTGCTGAACAAGTGGCTGGAGGAGGCGGACTCGTCCACGGGCAGCTCCAGCAGTATAGACAAGATAGCAGCTcaggggaggaagaggaagaagaggacgtCCATCGAGGTCAGCGTCAAAGGAATCCTGGAGACGCACTTTCTCAAGTGTCCCAAACCCTCCGCGCCGGAGATCACGTCCCTGGCGGACTCTCTGCAGCTAGAGAAGGAGGTGGTCCGGGTGTGGTTCTGCAACCGGAGGCAGAAGGAAAAGCGCATGACTCCACCGGGGGAGCCGTCGCCGCACGACGGGCCCTATGCGCACGGCGGGGCACCGGGGGACGCGTCTTCGTGCCACGATCTCTGA